Proteins encoded within one genomic window of Neodiprion fabricii isolate iyNeoFabr1 chromosome 6, iyNeoFabr1.1, whole genome shotgun sequence:
- the LOC124184976 gene encoding polyadenylate-binding protein-interacting protein 2 isoform X3, translated as MSTPQTSDGRPISGLVPTVEYKTGMKMKIPTGGSGNGYYGHDSGVISYLDTVETEADVQAAGDGDFSEYMWMENEEEFDKQVLQQLEEEELMEECLEAMLEEERQHQRNQNSAAWSTATSTVENNGIDLCQQLGGLRVHDDLAKQSTLNPDAAEFVPAYKPAITLQT; from the exons TGTTGAATACAAAACTGGCATGAAAATGAAGATTCCAACCGGTGGTTCAGGGAACGGCTATTATGGCCATGATAGTGGGGTTATCTCATACCTTGATACTGTCGAGACCGAGGCCGATGTCCAGGCTGCAGGAGATGGAGACTTTTCCGAATATATGTGGATGGAGAACGAAGAAGAATTTGACAAACAG GTACTACAGCAGCTCGAAGAGGAAGAGTTGATGGAAGAATGCCTGGAAGCTATGTTGGAGGAGGAAAGGCAGCATCAGAGAAATCAAAACTCTGCTGCTTGGTCTACTGCCACAAGTACAGTGGAAAATAATGGTATTGATCTCTGCCAGCAGCTAGGTGGCCTTCGAGTACATGATGACCTTGCAAAGCAG AGTACTCTGAATCCGGATGCAGCTGAATTTGTCCCAGCTTACAAACCAGCAATAACATTG CAGACATAA
- the LOC124184976 gene encoding polyadenylate-binding protein-interacting protein 2 isoform X1 gives MSTPQTSDGRPISGLVPTVEYKTGMKMKIPTGGSGNGYYGHDSGVISYLDTVETEADVQAAGDGDFSEYMWMENEEEFDKQVLQQLEEEELMEECLEAMLEEERQHQRNQNSAAWSTATSTVENNGIDLCQQLGGLRVHDDLAKQSTLNPDAAEFVPAYKPAITLVSGQSEVTTESS, from the exons TGTTGAATACAAAACTGGCATGAAAATGAAGATTCCAACCGGTGGTTCAGGGAACGGCTATTATGGCCATGATAGTGGGGTTATCTCATACCTTGATACTGTCGAGACCGAGGCCGATGTCCAGGCTGCAGGAGATGGAGACTTTTCCGAATATATGTGGATGGAGAACGAAGAAGAATTTGACAAACAG GTACTACAGCAGCTCGAAGAGGAAGAGTTGATGGAAGAATGCCTGGAAGCTATGTTGGAGGAGGAAAGGCAGCATCAGAGAAATCAAAACTCTGCTGCTTGGTCTACTGCCACAAGTACAGTGGAAAATAATGGTATTGATCTCTGCCAGCAGCTAGGTGGCCTTCGAGTACATGATGACCTTGCAAAGCAG AGTACTCTGAATCCGGATGCAGCTGAATTTGTCCCAGCTTACAAACCAGCAATAACATTGGTAAGCGGGCAATCAGAGGTTACTACCGAATCTTCATAG
- the LOC124184976 gene encoding polyadenylate-binding protein-interacting protein 2 isoform X5, which yields MKMKIPTGGSGNGYYGHDSGVISYLDTVETEADVQAAGDGDFSEYMWMENEEEFDKQVLQQLEEEELMEECLEAMLEEERQHQRNQNSAAWSTATSTVENNGIDLCQQLGGLRVHDDLAKQSTLNPDAAEFVPAYKPAITLVSGQSEVTTESS from the exons ATGAAAATGAAGATTCCAACCGGTGGTTCAGGGAACGGCTATTATGGCCATGATAGTGGGGTTATCTCATACCTTGATACTGTCGAGACCGAGGCCGATGTCCAGGCTGCAGGAGATGGAGACTTTTCCGAATATATGTGGATGGAGAACGAAGAAGAATTTGACAAACAG GTACTACAGCAGCTCGAAGAGGAAGAGTTGATGGAAGAATGCCTGGAAGCTATGTTGGAGGAGGAAAGGCAGCATCAGAGAAATCAAAACTCTGCTGCTTGGTCTACTGCCACAAGTACAGTGGAAAATAATGGTATTGATCTCTGCCAGCAGCTAGGTGGCCTTCGAGTACATGATGACCTTGCAAAGCAG AGTACTCTGAATCCGGATGCAGCTGAATTTGTCCCAGCTTACAAACCAGCAATAACATTGGTAAGCGGGCAATCAGAGGTTACTACCGAATCTTCATAG
- the LOC124184976 gene encoding polyadenylate-binding protein-interacting protein 2 isoform X2: MKASARHPSVEYKTGMKMKIPTGGSGNGYYGHDSGVISYLDTVETEADVQAAGDGDFSEYMWMENEEEFDKQVLQQLEEEELMEECLEAMLEEERQHQRNQNSAAWSTATSTVENNGIDLCQQLGGLRVHDDLAKQSTLNPDAAEFVPAYKPAITLVSGQSEVTTESS; this comes from the exons TGTTGAATACAAAACTGGCATGAAAATGAAGATTCCAACCGGTGGTTCAGGGAACGGCTATTATGGCCATGATAGTGGGGTTATCTCATACCTTGATACTGTCGAGACCGAGGCCGATGTCCAGGCTGCAGGAGATGGAGACTTTTCCGAATATATGTGGATGGAGAACGAAGAAGAATTTGACAAACAG GTACTACAGCAGCTCGAAGAGGAAGAGTTGATGGAAGAATGCCTGGAAGCTATGTTGGAGGAGGAAAGGCAGCATCAGAGAAATCAAAACTCTGCTGCTTGGTCTACTGCCACAAGTACAGTGGAAAATAATGGTATTGATCTCTGCCAGCAGCTAGGTGGCCTTCGAGTACATGATGACCTTGCAAAGCAG AGTACTCTGAATCCGGATGCAGCTGAATTTGTCCCAGCTTACAAACCAGCAATAACATTGGTAAGCGGGCAATCAGAGGTTACTACCGAATCTTCATAG